From Diospyros lotus cultivar Yz01 chromosome 4, ASM1463336v1, whole genome shotgun sequence, a single genomic window includes:
- the LOC127800224 gene encoding flowering-promoting factor 1-like protein 3, whose protein sequence is MSGVWVFKNGVVRLVENPGAESNQGTRRKVLVHLPTEEVITSYAVLDRKLTALGWERYHDDPELLQFHKRSTVHLISLPKDFSRFKSMHMYDIVVKNRNIFEVRDV, encoded by the coding sequence ATGTCCGGCGTTTGGGTGTTCAAGAACGGGGTGGTCCGGCTAGTTGAGAACCCGGGGGCCGAGTCGAACCAGGGAACGCGCCGGAAGGTGCTAGTCCACCTCCCTACCGAGGAAGTGATCACCTCTTACGCAGTTCTCGACAGGAAGCTCACCGCACTGGGCTGGGAGCGTTACCACGACGATCCGGAGCTTCTCCAGTTCCACAAGAGATCCACAGTTCACCTCATCTCCCTCCCCAAGGACTTCAGCAGGTTCAAGTCCATGCACATGTACGACATCGTCGTCAAGAACCGCAATATCTTTGAAGTTAGGGACGTGTAA
- the LOC127800000 gene encoding uncharacterized protein LOC127800000, with amino-acid sequence MRPLDENETTQVFEKIFKFTGNNLKNIVENPSHEGPDPSPGRYCFRLQRNRVYYVSESLVRRATNIKRDNLVALGTQVGKFTKGGRFHLTIQGLGLLAANAKHKVWLKPTSEMSFLYGNHVLKGGLGRITENISPGDGVVVFSMADVPLGFGVAAKSTQDCRKMDPNGIVVLRQADIGEYLRMEDEL; translated from the coding sequence ATGAGGCCGCTGGACGAGAACGAGACAACGCAGGTCTTCGAGAAGATCTTCAAGTTCACCGGCAACAACCTCAAGAACATCGTCGAGAACCCATCGCACGAGGGCCCCGATCCCAGCCCCGGCCGCTACTGCTTCCGCCTCCAGAGGAACCGCGTCTACTATGTCAGCGAGTCGCTCGTGAGGCGCGCCACCAACATCAAGCGGGACAACCTCGTCGCCCTCGGCACGCAGGTCGGCAAGTTCACGAAAGGTGGCCGCTTCCACCTCACCATCCAGGGGCTCGGCTTGCTCGCCGCCAACGCCAAGCACAAGGTCTGGCTCAAGCCCACCTCCGAGATGTCGTTTCTGTACGGGAATCATGTGCTGAAGGGCGGCTTGGGTCGGATTACGGAGAATATTTCGCCCGGAGATGGGGTGGTGGTGTTCTCCATGGCGGATGTTCCGTTAGGATTTGGGGTGGCGGCGAAGTCGACGCAGGATTGcaggaagatggatccgaacggGATTGTGGTGCTGCGCCAGGCGGATATTGGGGAGTACTTGAGGATGGAGGATGAGCTTTGA